Proteins from a genomic interval of Odontesthes bonariensis isolate fOdoBon6 chromosome 7, fOdoBon6.hap1, whole genome shotgun sequence:
- the sigirr gene encoding single Ig IL-1-related receptor yields the protein MAVFLVAFIFLYSGLWNKTFLVVGQACVDESSSMEQVLYVGQQGPPYRLQCPLETVQPQSSTQIQLTWQKDCMQLPNQDGKTFLQFASASLEDQGNYTCTQKGNSTASFTVRLIVKESQCSKAPEFKPNGDLTKLWRNVGATVKLNCTALLLLDPSEEQCDTTLQWNKNDQPLSNHTLYVQNASSWSPGAGQLMVTTLLEITIRDAEDFGLYSCTARNNSSDFSVQNLNSPSHTAAVVAAIVLLLLLAIAAVLYTRCHLNIRLWYRNSYGDYELNDGKLYDAYISYVNNDYDRKFVNFILKPHLENKNGYKVHLNDNDFLPGGEPSADLLMNVSRSRRLIVLLSHAYLEQDWCSNNFRQGLLHLLELCQQPILIMLEGQSKRLSPEIKQQLSENQHHLTLLIWRPNSVTPSSVFWKELTLAMPRRVVFHNVSAGDPQTVLEDDKDPMLTLDPDYLDCRSDTDPAGDLGVRLPVCKALACKAPVLPPVAMTAAEPKPSDIDVSDLGSRNYETRSDFYCLVTEQDI from the exons ATGGCTGTGTTTTTGGTCGCTTTCATATTCTTGTACTCCGGGTTATGGAACAAAACTTTCCTCGTAGTcg GCCAGGCCTGTGTGGATGAGAGCAGCTCTATGGAGCAGGTGCTTTATGTGGGGCAGCAGGGGCCTCCATATCGACTGCAGTGTCCTTTGGAGACTGTTCAGCCCCAGAGCTCCACCCAAATCCAACTGACCTGGCAAAAGGACTGTATGCAACTCCCAAATCAGGATGGGAAGACTTTCTTGCAATTTGCCAGCGCCAGCTTGGAAGACCAGGGAAATTACACTTGTACCCAAAAGGGTAACAGCACAGCATCATTCACTGTTCGCCTCATAGTTAAGG AGTCTCAGTGCTCCAAAGCTCCTGAATTTAAACCCAATGGGGACTTGACCAAACTCTGGAGGAATGTTGGAGCCACTGTGAAACTGAACTGCACTGCTCTCCTTCTCTTGGACCCATCAGAGGAGCAATGTGACACCACCCTGCAGTGGAATAAAAATGACCAGCCCCTCAGCAACCACACACTCTACGTCCAAAACGCATCGTCATG GTCTCCTGGTGCTGGCCAGCTGATGGTGACTACTCTGCTTGAGATCACCATCAGAGACGCGGAAGATTTTGGACTCTACAGCTGCACAGCAAGGAACAATTCCTCTGACTTCAGCGTACAGAATTTAA ACAGTCCAAGCCACACAGCTGCTGTTGTTGCAGCCAtcgttctcctcctcctcttggcTATAGCTGCTGTCCTGTACACCAGGTGCCACCTTAACATCAGACTCTGGTACAGGAACTCATACGGAGACTATGAACTCAATG ATGGGAAATTATATGATGCCTACATCTCATATGTGAACAATGACTATGACAGGAAGTTTGTCAACTTTATTCTCAAACCTCACCTGGAAAATAAAAATGGGTACAAGGTACACCTAAATGACAACGATTTCCTACCTggtggag AGCCTTCTGCGGATCTCCTAATGAACGTGAGCCGCTCCCGCCGTCTCATCGTGCTACTCTCACATGCCTACCTTGAGCAGGACTGGTGCTCCAATAACTTCAG ACAGGGCCTTCTCCACTTGTTGGAGTTATGTCAGCAACCCATTCTCATCATGTTGGAGGGTCAGTCTAAACGGTTGAGTCCTGAGATCAAGCAGCAGCTCAGTGAGAACCAGCACCACCTCACCTTACTCATCTGGAGGCCCAACTCTGTG ACTCCTTCCTCAGTCTTCTGGAAGGAGCTAACTTTAGCGATGCCTCGCAGAGTTGTCTTCCACAATGTGTCTGCAGGTGACCCTCAGACTGTGCTAGAGGATGACAAAGACCCCATGCTGACCCTTGACCCAGACTACCTTGACTGCCGCTCTGACACTGACCCTGCAGGAGACCTCG GAGTTCGCCTGCCTGTGTGTAAAGCTCTGGCCTGTAAGGCTCCGGTGCTCCCTCCTGTAGCCATGACAGCAGCTGAGCCAAAACCCTCCGACATCGACGTGTCAGATCTGGGATCACGCAACTACGAAACTCGCTCAGACTTCTACTGCCTGGTCACTGAGCAGGACATTTGA